The DNA window GTATGTGTTTATAATCCTTGTTCATACATGTTTTAGGCTCCTTTTTTTAGTAGCAATTCGTATACATGTTGTTGCTATATATTACTATTCAATTTAGGGTGAATGCATGTGAAGATTTGGGGATGGTGAACCCCAATTACGTTTCTGAATTTTCTGGGTGTAGCAGAGTTCACTGTAGCGAATGGTAGTctgggagttgaattgatttagTCGCTGGAGCTTGCTACTGATTgttgtagcgaatcggggcttcgctggcagttcgctgtagcgaacttacCTGTGTTGAAGAAAgtttgcttctgtttgagttcgctgtagcgaacagaagttcgctgtagcgaattgGCCTGATGCAGAATTTATACTTTCCCTcatgagtgcagtttcgttctGAATCGGGAATCGAAAGCCTCTTATTTTGAGATGTGATTTATCAAGGAAttatttaattagatacatgtctctatgatgattgaatgcatgATTACTCTATGACTATAACATTAATTGCATGTTTGATGGATTGTGAATCACATGTAATGCTAGGGCTGGCCCTAAGTGTAGGCCACCAAAGCTACCGCCTAGGGCCTCACATTTTTAattgtatatttatatgattttaatgatttgatttgtttaaaaatgatttttttttaatcatattataTACCAATCAAATAACAACACACCGTATATAATAATAAccacaactatttataaaatgTACTATTTgaaatattcatttaaaaattatatgTATAGATAATAAAGTTTTGAATTCTTTGATATAATAAAAGATTTGATATCTATTTATTTTGGAATTTtggcattttttttaattatgatttttttaaataatgagaAGATTGTTTAGAAGAGTTAAGTTTATTATCAATCAAAAAAAATTTTAGACGAAATTGATTTTACAttcaaaaacatatatacaatattagttttagaaaaaaaatattatattaaatatatttaattttaaagttcGCCTCTAGCCTCGAAATGTGTTGGGTCGACCCTGTATAATGCTATGTATGATTATGCATTATTTCTGTCTGTTCCGCTTGAACATTTGgatgtgattgcctgtgtgatggctgATACCGTGCTATGTGATATCGGTGATGTGTATATGGCTCTTTGAGCATGATTGttatgtatgcttgaatcggagtaggccTGGCTAATAGAGGGTAAATCGTTTAAGACCACGACTATTGCATTGTGATCTTTAGTGTGTGCCTTGCTTTGTGATCTTGGATACCTTGCTTTGTGATCTTGATATGTCttacgcacctgagctaccattgcgatatgcTTGTGTGGGTCTTCAAAGGCGTTCCACCAGCGGTTAATagcatcggcgtgcttggtatggtgaggtAGTGGTACCATATATGATGCACTTCTCGGTTAACTCACCTCTAGTTATGTCACGTAGATAATCACTAGGATTTCTCCTGGTGGGCTCATGTAGTCTCGATGGCATTTTTGTACATTATGGCGATCACATCGGCGTATAGTGATTGACGGGGGCGTGAAGCCATGTAGGCAAGTCACCGATGTAACTCGTCACGGATAAACCACATAGGACTTATCCGATTCACTTACGATGTgcatgtacaagtctcttgacaactAGACACATgtgtaactcatcgagggtgtggATGCGTAGTCTATGTAGCAGGCAAGTAAACTTACTCCTAGATTCCTCGTAcacgggtacgggtctgcatacttgtgtGCTGCTTGTGTGATTTGAGTTCAGTTTTCGATAATAGaaaggcaggtaaacccggaagatcTGACCTCGAGGGTCGCTCCCGACAGAAGGCAGGCTAGTAAACCCAGAAGACCTATAATGTTACCTTTAAAAATTCTGCCaaccttttaaaaaaaactattttccacaaaagaaaagttaaaataaaaaaaattatttcaaaaagaaattcaaaatgagttagaaaaataatttacaaattcataactttttgaattcataatttaattaaaaaagattatataaataaatataattttaaaacataTATCGAAAGAATAGTTTTTACCTTTTCAAAACAATTGTTTACAAATTCAAattaataatgtttttatttaaagaaaagaagaaatgttttggaaaataaaataagttatccaaacaaattcttaAAAACAATTGATACATTAAAATAATACCAAAAAGATAATTACAAATATCCACCGTTGAGTTTTGACATGTAAAACATATAGTGCATGAAATCAAATATGTAATGGTcaagaaatataaaaaaacttagaatttataatttttattcttcATTCTACATGAACTTTAACGCATAATAAATTTATCAAAGTTACACCATAagagtattattctcttcaactaGTAGTTTCCCTTCTATAACATGATTAGGGTTCCAAGGAGAACATGTATCAGATGTTTCAGTTTCTCTACATGGTCCTGATTTATTTATCTTCCAATTACATTTGCTGCATATATCCTGATCTCTTGTTTCCTTATAAATGTCAAAGTAATGAAATTCATTAGCCCATGTAAATCGACAAAAGTATAAAAATGCTCTTAAAAAAGCCTTAGGCTGAAAATCAAATGCGTAATTTTCTCCAAATTTCAATGATTGAAACCCAATATCATGCTTTTTATCTTTACAATGAACACCAAACTGAAGATCAGTTATGTTGCTGGTAATGGAAATGTATACTCTATCTGGAGCCCTTAGACCATCTGTAAGTTGAAATAAAACAAGAATAGTTATCAACATTGATAAGACAATTTTGGAAGCAGAAATTGCCATGCTTGTACAATAGAGTAATTGATATATTAATGCTGAAAAATATTCTAAAGCTGAGAGGGCGTGTTATAGGTATGCAGGAATGGAATATGATGGTAAATACGCAGAAATTCTGTACAAGGAAAATGTATGAAATGCTTAGGGAGTATGGTCCTGATGTGGAATGGAAGGTTATGCTGCAGGGTAATGTTGCCCGTGCGAGAGCGATTCAGGTCCTGTGGTTGGCGTGCCATAGAAGATTACCTACGAAAGCCAGGCTTTGCAGGCTTGGATTGCTGGAGAATAAAGAGTGTGTATTCTGTCAAGAGGTTGAATCCATAAAACATCTTTTGTTTCAATGTGCAGGTATGAAGCTGATTTGGGGTAGTATTCTCAAGTGGCTGAATGTCCAACATAACCCTCTGGACTGGAATTTGGAACTAGCGTGGCTGATCACTCAATGCAGGAAAAAGGGAGGAAAGTCGAGGGTCCTCCAATGTGCATTCACGGAGGCGGTATATGAATGCTGGTGGTACAGAAACCAAGCATGTTTCGGTGAAAAACCGGATGCTAGTGCAGTGATATCGAGGATTATTGATGCAGTTGTTTATCGTTGCTGGGATAGGATTAAGCTAAGGGCATCGATCAGCTGTATTATGATACCTTAGTGTGCTATTTGCTACCTGTGTTGGCCATTAGGTGcttttgattttgttggaccctgATGGGTCACTTGCTTTGTACTGTGTTTTTGAATCTTTAATAAAGTTATCTCTTGATATATTAATGCTGAAATATATGATATgtgtttatatattattattctggtcactattttaaataaaagtttttttaaaagtttattgaatatttaatgtattttaTCTATATACATGTTAGGTGCatgtaatatttaattaacttaaatatgaAATTTATGTTGATAAAAATGACCAAAGGTTGTATATTTTAATGTggacttttattattttaaataaaaataattttataacaaaaaatttcattcgattggtatatatttattgcTAGGCTCTTATTACcatgaataaaaattaaatatgtgtGTAAAATTTTGAATACTTTTGCACCTATTCAAAgaggtatttttaaaaaaattattgaaaataaataatgtaATGTTAAATTCTTTTGATTAAAATATACGAAATACTAACTAGTGctcttaaaaatttaaaattattattttaatagaaaatttGTGCGTCTAATAAATACTTGATACTGAAATGTAAAAAGTTAACGAAAATAAGTAATATAGTCAGTTATTTGgattattcatatttatatttCAATTTGATTACTAAGAATAGGTTAATTATTAGTATGGTTTGAATCAGATTTATATTTTGGACATGTTATTAATTTGGTTTTAACCCATTGTCATATTTTGGACATTtatatctaaaataaaaataaaattagtctattttttgaaaattaaaaaaaaatctttagttaattttttttaatttaaatagaaatttctagaaaaaaacttttttaatttttttttaattctttgaaagaattgtttttaaaaattaaaataaaaaataataataaaattgattatgGATATAACTGATTTATAATCATTCTATGAAAATATTATTTCTGAATAGAAAATAAAGTTAAGCTAAAGTGTGCATCTCTAATATCATACATATATATCAATTAAGTGTTAGACCTAAGCTCTCAGTAAGTAAAATTAATTACGGCGAATAATTACGCATATAGCAATGCGTATtataatgaatgaatgaatgaatgatctcaagaGAGTTCACACAACTATATATAACTATTGCACTTAAGGGTTTGTTGTAACTAACTTTGTAATTAGTTATTCCTTCTATCAAAATAGCTATGAGTACATGCATATAGGAGACTATGGTCATGCATGCTTAtcatatacatatgcatgacCTTCCTCTAATACGCTTCCGCAAGCTCATGGTGGATCGATCAAAGACACTTTGAGCGTGTCACGAAAATCTAAAACATGGCAGTTGGTAGAGGTTTTGTTAATGTATCTGATATCTGAGCATGTGCAGGGAAATGCTAAATCTGCAATTGATGGTCCACTACCTTTTCTTGAAAAAAATGAATGTTAAGCTCTATATGTTTGGTATGTGCATGCAAAATTGAATTGTGAGTCAGCACAATTGCGCTTATGTTGTCACATAGTAGTGTAGGAACTAAATGCTCAATGTTAAGACCAAATAAGAGTGATTGTAGCCATAGTAATTCAGTAGTTATGTGAACTAAAGCACGATACTCATCTTTCGTGGTTGATCGTGCGACCAAAACTTGTTCCTTGAAGCTCCATGCCACTAGATTTGGACCAAAGAAAACACACGAGCCTGAGGTTGAGCACTTGTTGTTTGGATCACTAGCCCAGTCAGAGTCATTATGCGCACGAAGGGAGAACTTTGAAAGATGTTTGGCTGGTGCAAACAGAAGTCCAAGTGTTGTTGTGCCACTCAATTAACGTAAAATGCGCTTTATCGTAGATCAATGAGATTCCAATGGTGATTCCATGAATTAGCAGGCTTTGTTGACTGAAAAGGCTATGCCTAGTAAGATTCAAATGGTGATGCCAAACCTAATTAAGGCATGATGCAATTTTTCATACCATGTGTGTGGGGCCTGGTTGAGACCATATATTACCTTTTTGTGTTTGCAAACAAGCGAAGCATTTGAGTCAGAAAATCCTGGTGGTTGGTCCATGAAAAATGTGTTATTGACACCTAGTTGTTGAATCTCCCACTTGAAAGTGAGATCTAAAGTCAAAATAACACGAATAGTTGTGGGCTTGATGACTAGAGAAAAGGTCTCATGTAAGTCAAATCCATGTTGTTGATGAAAGCCTTTGGCCACGAGCCTAGTTTTGTACTTGTTAACACTACCAACAAGATTCTCTTTCACCTTAAATACTCATTTACATCCTATTGTTTTCCTATGAGATGGTAGTGTAGTGAGTGCTCATGTGTCATTCTTCGTTAAGGATTCATATTCAACTTTCATTGCATCAAACCACTAAGGTTGAGATAAAGCTTGCTTGACTGAAATAGGTTCATCATGAGCCATGAGCAATTTAGGTTTTGAGATACCAAGTTTGGCTTTTGTGATCATTGGATGGGCATTTTGAACTAGAGGAATTTGGGAGGCTTGATTATGAAAGAGGGGGACTAGGAAGAGTTGAAATTTGACTTGTCTCTTGTAGGCTCCTCATGGAAAATTTGCTAAGTTATAGGTGACTTGTGACCCACGTTATTGGTGGTTATAGGGGATAATGAGTCTGGATCCCTAATATCAGGGGGTGAGTCACAAGAAGAATTAGTAATGTTAGTAAGGATGGGAGATTTAGATACATGTGATATATCAATAGGGGCATTAGGCATATTTCGTGGTGAGCTTATGGTCATTTAGTCTGTGTTAGTGAGTTGGGATGTGTTGGGTGTGTGAATTGCAGGTGAGGTATTCGCGTTTATTTGAATGAGACTGGCGGGTAGTGATGCTTGAGATGTTTGTAGGAACGTGTTTGTTGACCAATGAGTTTGAAACCTGGTTGAAAGGGAAACTCATGCTCATTGAAGATCACATCTTTAGAGATGAAGATCTTACCTTCCATGGTGAGGAATTTGTGACCTTTGTGTGTTGGGGAGACACCCAGGTAAACACATCTAGTGCTTTTGAACTCTAACTTGTGGTGATTAAACAATCTCAGATGTGGAAAATAGGTACAACCAAAGATCTTTAATGCATCATAGTCTGGTTGTTTTTATAGATTTCAAgcaactaataataattatatagcaccatgtaacacggtgggagaactgactttttaaaatgtgcggatagcaagagtcgccaccgacttttattttatccaattaggaaagtctaaaagaacaggaaagaccttttaaaagagattgagttcggggggtaggttatacaaagggaaggtgtaagcacccttatAGTATCCATGGTcatccatggactcttaattgcttagctcacttgtttgaattgtttgaaagtgtAGCGTGTGTTTAgtaaaagattttgaaaaatgaCTTGACCTTGTAAATAAGTGTATCCTTTGAAAtcattttgaaaaggaggtgtgaaaagcatttgaagttttgagatttgaattgagcaagcaattaagaactacctaccttatgtttgtctttcttgttcctTAAGTCTTTgagggaaagagactatccacaccactagttagtgggaagtcctttcattggatatgATCGGgccatcgagggtcatcgtttatcataaggctatccataccataagaagggtatgAAGTCTTATGAATTGATGAGAATAATCATAAcaggcaaccagtaaggataccttagcaatcgaaagggactatcatcatttaatcgagggacgagatcatttttcgTAGACAACTCGAATGGACTATGATCTTTTGATGATGACTTTATTcgtaggcagcaagctaaggtatccctatgttcgagggacttgactatttaattcGAAAGGCATCGGaagaggagttaccctaaaggtgggtgtgtgcaacaatcacgtgaattggattcagatatttaatcttgtatttaGGTGAACTAtattcacttaattgttttcactccctattttactaaccacgcagttaataaacaaaaaataaacagTTATAATATAcagaaaataaaggcaggaaataaagatcctaattactattacattgaAAAACGAATgagcaacctatacaccttctagaattttaaatgacAAAAATTAAATAACTGAATAAAAGGCAGGAATTGATAAAggcaaaaaattaaatagaaagcaTTCGACAATCACAGAATATAAGGTGAAAAGAGAAATTCGCGTCTTGCAAGAAAATAAGGGTTAGGGGTTTTTTGTGgtgataaattctaaatcttGAGGGTTAGTGaataaacctaaaaaatatgattaatttcaaataaaacctAAAATTCATTAATTAAGACTAAAATTAATAATAGCAAAACCTAAAAAAAGAaatctaaaaagaaaataaaacctaaaaaagGTTTGCCAAAAAATAATTAATCGATGTTAAGTTGTCCAAAATAGGGTTCAtggtaaaataaagtaaaaaagaaaatagtAGAAACCTAAAATATTAGAAAACCTAATTTATTTACTAAAGTTGATTTTGCGATTATGCTAATCCTAATTCTAATGTTTTTTATGGCTTTTTAGAAAAACAGGGTTTGAAGATTAAtagtaaaaacaaaattaaaagaaaattagaaagaaaaacaatattaaaaaattaaaaaaaaaaattaaacaaacccCAAAGGCTTGGATTGTGTGTGTGGCGCCTCTTGAGTGTCCATGGTACGCCTCCCTCTTCAGATGCGTTGGATCCAATCTTGAGGAAATCTGATGACCCCTAGCATAGTCCGCATCATGGTCTTTCTTGGGCCTGCTGCATTGAATTTGTAAGTGAGATttatcaaagaaaaataaatatcaaGGGTGAGGATGTTAAATTAACacgaataaattaatatataaaagaaaacaaaactttgaaattttgaatcACTGAATGGCGCGTAGATCAGTCTTCTTCTTCCTTGGTCTGATTTCTTCGCCTGCAATTTAGCTACGAACCTGCTACGATTGCATTCGTAGCTAATTCCTGCAAACATACAATTCACAAAATACAACGAGGAACTTCAAAATAAATTCACAGTCCGCTCCGAAATTTCCTTCTAAACGTGATTGTGCCATCATTTTTAGCTAATTGTATCTCTAACCAGCAATCCCCAATTCACCTCTTATGAACCCTAGTAATGGAGAACGGCCATCTCTGGATCAAAACTCAAATTAAGGCTATCAAACATGTTGCAAACATCATAAGTAACAATAATATGCAAGCGAAATCAGCTAAGGGTGCGTGAATTGAAGAAAATGATTCTTGACATAGTGAAACAAACCGTGACTTAGTGAACGGGATTCCAAGGACCACACGCTTCAAGGAGGATTGGGAAAGCTTCCTGGACCTGCAAGGAATGTTTCCAGGTCTTCAAAAACCTATGAATCCTCCTTAAACCTTGAAACGATTTggatttttttctttatattggTGGAGGTTTCACGACGTTTTGAGCAGCCAATCCTTCCTCTCCTCCTCTTTTGCAGCTGAGCACGTTAGGCATATATATTGGGAGTGAATTAGGCCAGTATTTGTGAGATCAATCCTTGTGATTATGATGGAGAGAATTGATTTGCAAATCACATGAAAACTTGCTAATTTTGACCAAGATTCACTAGAGACTAAGCTTCACACCATTTGCTGCATGTTTTGGACCTCAAATACAACTTGAATCTATgcccatgtattttaattaatttatttcatattttatctaatttatctttgaattttatgaataaaaataaaaaataaattaataaataggaAATAAAATCATGATAGACTATGAGTCAACTTAGAAGGCCCATATGAGGTCACATACATGTTTAGTTAGGCATTAAACTTTAGGCCCAATAGGCCAATCAACTTGTGTCACTCATAActtgctcaatttttatcatacggatgtgttataggactttttggaaagcccaagatatcctctacaagccactttggaaccttttttgcatttgaggattttatctagatgatatggctcctgacaaaaaacaactttttgtgaactttcaaaaggacctgtaatattttggctcatatctctcaaatgaatcatttttggccttggctttagagagacaaagttgtatagaattcaattttcttcaaagTGAGCTTTagttgggaaatttatgatgaaccgtgtgaaagttatggctggtcaaagttcagttgacttttaggttaaaaaccctaatatagaaactttgagttttgttgatttctgaactttccttgatggatcatgatcaacccttgatcaaatgatgcatgtaaatttagaacattgatgttgacaaaaaatcgggagttttgattgtaatttgaccatagttgacttttaggtcaaaacagTCGTTTATTGATCAATTGAGCAGTTGAAAGGGcattcttatgaatcagagcttgaaatatagtgggaaaattttggggtatgacacaccaaATTGTGGATTGCATGTGTATGAAgtaatttttatatatgtttaccTCTCTTTTACTtcacttatttttttaacaaaaagtgTGACAAaacattatatattaaatttagggttaaatatgtttgtggtccttataaatattccAATTTTCGCTTTCAGTctctctaaaattttccttcaaacaatggtcctcatAAAGTTTTCCATCCACAATTTCGGTCCCTGCCGTCAACTTTAACAGAAGCTGATGTGGCATGCCACGTGGAAGACAACTTGGCGAAATTCTGAAAACACTTGAAATTGAGGAGGTTTTAAACCTCTTTTAAACAAACCCAGAAAATATTTAGGAAcatgttctaatatacatttcatcaaacaccttagaTGCACCATTTAAAATTACAACATTATTCCCAATCACAATCAAACTGTCAAACTGTTTCACCAACGGTAATATATCATCAGGAACCCTAGTTAGAATTTGAAGTGATATCTCATCAGGAAGAGAAGGAACCAGTCTTGAGTTATCTTCATAGAAGTCGACAACAGTCTCTGTCTCTTGCAAGCTTCACCCAGTAAAACTTTGCAGGTTGAAACACTCCCACGAGCCTTGGTATTGTTCAGACCGAGTATATTCCCCATAAAATTACCTTGAATTCAAAATCAACACCGAGAACATCAAGCTTCTGAAATAAACTTGTTCAAAAACATGATCATTTCAAACCATATATCACCAATGAACTCGAAATTGCATAT is part of the Vicia villosa cultivar HV-30 ecotype Madison, WI linkage group LG2, Vvil1.0, whole genome shotgun sequence genome and encodes:
- the LOC131650434 gene encoding S-protein homolog 5-like, with the protein product MAISASKIVLSMLITILVLFQLTDGLRAPDRVYISITSNITDLQFGVHCKDKKHDIGFQSLKFGENYAFDFQPKAFLRAFLYFCRFTWANEFHYFDIYKETRDQDICSKCNWKINKSGPCRETETSDTCSPWNPNHVIEGKLLVEENNTLMV